One Ricinus communis isolate WT05 ecotype wild-type chromosome 7, ASM1957865v1, whole genome shotgun sequence genomic region harbors:
- the LOC8279042 gene encoding DNA-directed RNA polymerase subunit 10-like protein: MIIPVRCFTCGKVIGNKWDTYLDLLQADYSEGDALDALGLVRYCCRRMLMTHVDLIEKLLNYNTLERSEGS, encoded by the exons ATGATAATTCCAGTTCGTTGTTTTACATGTGGCAAG gtGATTGGCAACAAATGGGACACGTATCTGGATCTTCTTCAGGCCGATTACTCCGAAGG AGATGCTCTTGATGCATTGGGTTTGGTCCGTTATTGCTGCAGGCGTATGCTCATGACTCATGTTGATCTTATTGAGAAGCTTTTGAACTACAAca CACTGGAGAGAAGTGAGGGCAGCTGA
- the LOC8279041 gene encoding FHA domain-containing protein FHA2 isoform X2: MGTSGNDVEAGFAKLQGEDFEYYMQTYSIILGRNSKKSTVDVDLSSLGGGMNISRHHARIFYDFARRRFALEVLGKNGCLVEGVLHLPGNPPVKLDSQDLLQIGDKEFYFLLPVRSILGGHLGLRHHVNVVPQYHSGGAERMAGPVAVRKAGRGRESYEEEFDDDEDEDDIGGSSGKKRREGLEGFGYGAVGGSGGKPGLAGALVPSDKKLDGRSRVDRESDNQQLLQLEEKDVVSSVATVLSDLCGPGEWMPMEKLHAELLEHYSNVWHHSRVRRYLTSEEWPGPESKGKPWYGLLMLLRKYPEHFVINTRSKNRVTLEFVSLVSLLS, encoded by the exons ATGGGAACAAGTGGGAATGATGTAGAAGCGGGATTTGCGAAGTTACAAGGAGAGGATTTCGAGTACTACATGCAAACATACTCGATAATTCTTGGTCGGAACTCGAAGAAATCAACGGTGGATGTGGATTTATCAAGTCTAGGAGGGGGAATGAACATATCAAGACACCACGCACGCATCTTTTACGACTTTGCGCGGCGTCGTTTTGCATTAGAAGTATTGGGGAAAAACGGGTGCTTAGTGGAAGGCGTATTACATTTGCCAGGAAACCCACCGGTGAAACTTGATTCGCAAGATTTGTTACAAATTGGGGATAAAGAGTTTTACTTTTTGTTACCTGTGAGGAGTATTTTGGGTGGACATTTAGGGTTAAGGCATCACGTCAATGTTGTCCCTCAGTATCATTCTGGTGGGGCCGAGAGGATGGCGGGGCCGGTCGCCGTTAGGAAAGCAGGGAGAGGGAGGGAGTCTTATGAGGAagagtttgatgatgatgaggatgaggATGATATAGGTGGTAGTAGTGGAAAGAAGAGGAGAGAGGGATTGGAGGGTTTTGGATATGGTGCTGTTGGTGGGTCTGGTGGTAAACCCGGATTGGCTGGAGCTTTAG TTCCTTCGGATAAGAAACTAGATGGAAGATCAAGAGTTGATCGTGAGTCCGACAATCAACAACTTTTACAGTTGGAAGAAAAAGATGTGGTGTCATCTGTAGCTACTGTGCTGTCTGATCTTTGTGGCCCTGGAGAATGGATGCCCATGGAGAAACTTCATGCTGAG TTACTGGAGCATTATAGCAATGTCTGGCATCACAGCCGGGTGAGGAGATATCTCACCTCTGAGGAATGGCCTGGGCCTGAATCCAAAGGAAAACCCTGGTACGGGTTGCTTATGTTACTGAGAAAATACCCAGAGCACTTTGTCATCAACACGAGGTCCAAAAATCGTGTGACACTGGAGTTTGTCTCTCTTGTCTCCCTCCTTTCTTAA
- the LOC8279041 gene encoding FHA domain-containing protein FHA2 isoform X1, translating to MGTSGNDVEAGFAKLQGEDFEYYMQTYSIILGRNSKKSTVDVDLSSLGGGMNISRHHARIFYDFARRRFALEVLGKNGCLVEGVLHLPGNPPVKLDSQDLLQIGDKEFYFLLPVRSILGGHLGLRHHVNVVPQYHSGGAERMAGPVAVRKAGRGRESYEEEFDDDEDEDDIGGSSGKKRREGLEGFGYGAVGGSGGKPGLAGALVPSDKKLDGRSRVDRESDNQQLLQLEEKDVVSSVATVLSDLCGPGEWMPMEKLHAEVNVCQLFSLLEHYSNVWHHSRVRRYLTSEEWPGPESKGKPWYGLLMLLRKYPEHFVINTRSKNRVTLEFVSLVSLLS from the exons ATGGGAACAAGTGGGAATGATGTAGAAGCGGGATTTGCGAAGTTACAAGGAGAGGATTTCGAGTACTACATGCAAACATACTCGATAATTCTTGGTCGGAACTCGAAGAAATCAACGGTGGATGTGGATTTATCAAGTCTAGGAGGGGGAATGAACATATCAAGACACCACGCACGCATCTTTTACGACTTTGCGCGGCGTCGTTTTGCATTAGAAGTATTGGGGAAAAACGGGTGCTTAGTGGAAGGCGTATTACATTTGCCAGGAAACCCACCGGTGAAACTTGATTCGCAAGATTTGTTACAAATTGGGGATAAAGAGTTTTACTTTTTGTTACCTGTGAGGAGTATTTTGGGTGGACATTTAGGGTTAAGGCATCACGTCAATGTTGTCCCTCAGTATCATTCTGGTGGGGCCGAGAGGATGGCGGGGCCGGTCGCCGTTAGGAAAGCAGGGAGAGGGAGGGAGTCTTATGAGGAagagtttgatgatgatgaggatgaggATGATATAGGTGGTAGTAGTGGAAAGAAGAGGAGAGAGGGATTGGAGGGTTTTGGATATGGTGCTGTTGGTGGGTCTGGTGGTAAACCCGGATTGGCTGGAGCTTTAG TTCCTTCGGATAAGAAACTAGATGGAAGATCAAGAGTTGATCGTGAGTCCGACAATCAACAACTTTTACAGTTGGAAGAAAAAGATGTGGTGTCATCTGTAGCTACTGTGCTGTCTGATCTTTGTGGCCCTGGAGAATGGATGCCCATGGAGAAACTTCATGCTGAGGTTAACGTCTGTCAGCTCTTCTCA TTACTGGAGCATTATAGCAATGTCTGGCATCACAGCCGGGTGAGGAGATATCTCACCTCTGAGGAATGGCCTGGGCCTGAATCCAAAGGAAAACCCTGGTACGGGTTGCTTATGTTACTGAGAAAATACCCAGAGCACTTTGTCATCAACACGAGGTCCAAAAATCGTGTGACACTGGAGTTTGTCTCTCTTGTCTCCCTCCTTTCTTAA
- the LOC8279040 gene encoding uncharacterized protein LOC8279040 translates to MASKPLQGEATHPPPPPSSSSSFSENWKERILIPTILAGIGGGGVGLVSKHRQTHGLASISTAYATNFAIVTGCYCGAREFVRVSRKSEPDDLVNSAFAGFGTGALLGRLQGGQFGAFRYSIIFAVVGTTVDFATIKLKPKLRSFKQSLYGDKEKKGGWLKLPVWFPIQVLDEEALAAKEVREKQLYEQRMQRALGKLSKEES, encoded by the exons ATGGCATCAAAACCTCTACAAGGAGAAGCCACACATCCACCGCCACCgccatcatcttcttcttcattctcTGAAAATTGGAAAGAGCGTATACTCATCCCCACTATTCTCGCag GGATTGGTGGTGGAGGAGTTGGATTGGTATCTAAGCATAGACAAACTCATGGACTTGCAAGCATTTCTACTGCTTATGCTACTAATTTTGCCATTGTTACTGGTTGCTATTGCG GGGCACGTGAATTTGTAAGGGTATCTCGGAAATCAGAACCCGATGATCTTGTGAACTCTGCTTTTGCAGGGTTTGGTACAGGCGCTCTTCTTGGACGTCTTCAAG GTGGTCAATTTGGTGCATTCCGTTACTCAATTATCTTTGCTGTTGTGGGAACAACTGTGGATTTTGCAACTATAAAGCTAAAACCAAAATTGAGGAGCTTTAAACAATCCTTATATGGggacaaagaaaagaaaggtgGTTGGTTGAAGTTACCAGTGTGGTTTCCCATTCAAGTACTTGATGAAGAAGCCCTTGCTGCTAAAGAAGTTAGGGAAAAGCAACTCTATGAGCAAAGAATGCAAAGAGCTCTTGGTAAACTAAGCAAAGAAGAATCTTGA